A genomic stretch from Achromobacter spanius includes:
- a CDS encoding MaoC family dehydratase, with amino-acid sequence MAGLYFEQFQVGQRFTHDVRRTVTETDNVLFTTMTLNPAAIHLDAEYAKTTEFGRPLVNSAFTLGLMVGISVGDTTLGTTVGNLGWDEVRFPNPVFAGDTLRVESQVLELRESRSRPQNGIVVFDHRAYNQRDELVASCRRVALMLRQPAIQRG; translated from the coding sequence ATGGCCGGGTTGTATTTCGAGCAATTCCAAGTCGGGCAACGATTTACGCACGACGTGCGGCGTACGGTCACCGAGACCGATAACGTCCTGTTCACCACCATGACACTGAATCCCGCGGCCATCCATCTGGACGCGGAATATGCCAAGACGACCGAGTTCGGCCGTCCTTTGGTCAATAGCGCGTTCACGCTGGGCCTGATGGTGGGCATTTCGGTGGGCGACACCACCCTGGGCACCACCGTAGGCAATCTGGGCTGGGACGAGGTGCGCTTTCCAAACCCGGTTTTTGCCGGCGATACGCTACGCGTGGAATCGCAGGTGCTGGAGCTGCGTGAAAGCCGTTCGCGTCCGCAGAACGGCATCGTCGTGTTCGACCACCGCGCCTACAACCAGCGCGACGAATTGGTGGCAAGTTGCCGACGCGTCGCGTTGATGCTGCGCCAACCCGCTATCCAGCGTGGCTAA
- a CDS encoding NADP-dependent oxidoreductase: MQRGKQVNRQVVLKERPLGIPQASHFALHDAAIPEPKEGEILVRNLFLSVEPAMRGWVNAAANYSDPVAIGEVMRAFAAGRVIASRHPGYAEGDLVMGMLGWQDYAVTDGRAIRRKVRETDLPLSLSLGVLGINGVTAYFALNACGDPKQGDTVVVSTAAGAVGSVAGQLARHLGCRAVGIAGGADKTRLCVEEFGYDAALDYHSPQMAEGLATACPDGVDVYFDNTSGRISDTVIPLINRHARIVVCGTASVASWDPWPTGPRIERHLLNKAARMQGFLVWDYEHRYEEAIDVLAPLVRQGKLRYREEILDGIEAAPGSIADLYQGKNMGKRLIRLEDE, from the coding sequence ATGCAGCGCGGAAAACAGGTCAATCGGCAGGTCGTACTGAAGGAACGGCCGCTGGGCATCCCCCAGGCCTCGCACTTCGCGCTGCACGACGCAGCCATCCCCGAACCCAAGGAGGGCGAGATCCTGGTCCGCAACTTGTTCCTGTCGGTCGAACCGGCCATGCGTGGCTGGGTCAACGCCGCGGCCAACTACTCCGACCCCGTGGCCATCGGCGAAGTCATGCGCGCCTTTGCAGCGGGCCGCGTCATCGCGTCGCGGCATCCAGGCTACGCCGAAGGCGACCTCGTCATGGGTATGCTGGGCTGGCAGGACTACGCCGTCACCGACGGTCGCGCCATTCGCCGCAAAGTCCGTGAAACCGATCTGCCCCTGTCGCTGTCGCTGGGCGTCTTGGGCATCAACGGCGTCACCGCCTACTTCGCGCTGAACGCCTGCGGCGACCCCAAACAAGGCGACACCGTCGTGGTGTCGACGGCGGCGGGGGCAGTGGGTTCGGTGGCCGGACAGCTGGCCCGCCACCTGGGCTGCCGCGCTGTGGGCATTGCCGGTGGCGCGGACAAGACTCGGCTGTGCGTGGAGGAATTCGGCTACGACGCCGCCTTGGACTACCATTCGCCCCAGATGGCCGAGGGCCTGGCCACCGCCTGCCCCGACGGCGTGGACGTGTACTTTGACAACACGTCGGGTCGCATCAGCGATACCGTCATCCCGCTGATCAATCGGCATGCCCGCATCGTCGTCTGCGGCACCGCATCGGTCGCCAGTTGGGATCCGTGGCCCACCGGCCCGCGCATCGAACGTCATCTGCTGAACAAGGCGGCGCGCATGCAGGGGTTTCTAGTGTGGGACTACGAGCACCGTTACGAGGAAGCCATCGACGTGCTGGCGCCCTTGGTGCGGCAAGGCAAACTACGGTATCGCGAAGAGATCCTGGACGGCATCGAAGCCGCGCCTGGATCAATCGCCGATCTGTACCAGGGCAAGAACATGGGCAAGCGGCTGATTCGGCTGGAGGATGAGTGA
- a CDS encoding MarR family winged helix-turn-helix transcriptional regulator has product MTTKMAAGGENWDQRLGFLMHDVSRLRRKVFDEVMKPEGITRSQWWVMAHLSRHDGMSQSDLADVLDLGRAALGGLVDRLESLGFVRRGADGQDRRTKLVLLTPEGRTMIERMRVKSDVMSEAILQGLSVEQRHQLADMLGLVKRNLLEFDITQL; this is encoded by the coding sequence ATGACAACAAAGATGGCGGCAGGCGGCGAGAACTGGGACCAGCGGCTGGGCTTTCTGATGCACGACGTCTCGCGGCTGCGCCGCAAGGTGTTCGATGAAGTCATGAAACCCGAGGGCATCACGCGGTCGCAGTGGTGGGTCATGGCGCACCTGTCGCGCCATGACGGCATGTCGCAGAGCGACTTGGCCGACGTGCTTGATCTAGGGCGCGCCGCGTTGGGCGGCCTGGTGGATCGGCTGGAGTCGCTGGGCTTTGTGCGCCGCGGCGCCGACGGCCAGGACCGCCGCACCAAGCTTGTGCTGCTGACCCCCGAGGGCCGCACCATGATTGAACGCATGCGCGTCAAAAGCGATGTCATGAGCGAAGCCATCCTGCAAGGGCTCAGCGTCGAACAGCGCCATCAACTCGCCGACATGCTGGGGCTGGTCAAGCGCAACCTGCTGGAGTTCGACATCACTCAGCTCTGA